The Akkermansia muciniphila genome contains a region encoding:
- the gatB gene encoding Asp-tRNA(Asn)/Glu-tRNA(Gln) amidotransferase subunit GatB — protein sequence MAISDYIVTIGLEVHCQIKTKSKMFCSCETGFGFEPNTRVCPTCLGLPGALPVLNEFAIERTLLTGLMLGCSSPEVSQWDRKNYFYPDMAKNYQTSQLDLPLCLGGEVPLYPWSYPNDVIKAGVPPFRTVKLTRIHLEEDAAKITHHANYSLIDYNRAGSALMEIVSDPDIDTPEEAYAYLKSLQQILNYGDISDADMEKGQMRCDVNISLRPHGQKELGAKVEMKNLNSMSAVRRALHYEIQRQAEELDMGMAQIQSTRRWDDERGESVIMRTKEDAHDYRYFPCPDLVPVHTAPLVEKVRSQIPELPQERQKRFMEEYGLSEYDANVLVGDLELARFFEEAARGTASGKKIANWVINNISAVLNEKGMRPSECPVKPEAIRDLIAIIDDGTVSNNQAKDVFTRMWEEPSLTAAQAAKLLGFEKADSSFLDAIVQEVISANPAKVAEIQAGNDKLLNWLTGQVMKAAKGKANPKIVTEALKKALSGQ from the coding sequence ATGGCAATTTCAGATTACATCGTGACCATTGGCCTGGAAGTCCACTGCCAGATCAAGACGAAGAGCAAAATGTTCTGCTCCTGCGAGACCGGCTTTGGCTTTGAACCCAATACGCGCGTGTGCCCCACCTGCCTGGGGCTGCCGGGCGCCCTGCCCGTGCTGAATGAGTTTGCCATTGAGCGCACGCTGCTGACAGGGCTGATGCTGGGGTGTTCCAGCCCGGAGGTTTCCCAGTGGGACCGCAAGAATTACTTTTACCCGGACATGGCGAAGAATTACCAGACCTCCCAGCTGGACCTGCCGCTGTGCCTGGGCGGGGAGGTGCCCCTGTACCCCTGGTCCTACCCGAACGACGTGATCAAGGCTGGCGTACCCCCCTTCCGCACCGTGAAGCTGACCCGCATTCATCTGGAAGAAGACGCGGCGAAGATCACCCACCACGCCAATTATTCCCTGATTGACTACAACCGCGCCGGGTCCGCCCTGATGGAGATCGTCTCCGATCCGGACATAGACACTCCGGAGGAAGCCTACGCCTACCTCAAGTCCCTCCAGCAGATTCTGAATTACGGGGATATTTCCGACGCCGACATGGAGAAGGGCCAGATGCGCTGCGACGTGAACATTTCCCTGCGCCCCCACGGCCAGAAGGAACTGGGCGCCAAGGTGGAGATGAAGAACCTCAATTCCATGTCCGCCGTGCGCCGCGCCCTTCATTATGAAATCCAGCGCCAGGCGGAAGAACTGGACATGGGCATGGCGCAGATCCAGTCCACCCGCCGCTGGGATGACGAACGCGGGGAAAGCGTCATCATGCGCACCAAGGAGGACGCGCACGACTACCGCTATTTCCCGTGCCCTGACCTGGTGCCCGTGCACACCGCCCCGCTGGTGGAGAAGGTGCGCAGCCAGATTCCGGAACTGCCCCAGGAACGCCAGAAGCGCTTCATGGAGGAGTACGGCCTGAGCGAATATGACGCCAATGTGCTGGTGGGGGACCTGGAACTGGCCCGCTTCTTTGAAGAGGCGGCACGGGGAACGGCCAGCGGCAAGAAGATCGCCAACTGGGTCATCAACAATATTTCCGCCGTGCTGAATGAAAAAGGCATGCGCCCGTCAGAATGCCCGGTGAAGCCGGAAGCCATCCGGGACCTGATCGCCATTATTGACGACGGCACCGTTTCCAACAACCAGGCCAAGGACGTCTTCACCAGGATGTGGGAGGAGCCGTCCCTCACCGCGGCGCAGGCCGCCAAGCTGCTGGGCTTTGAAAAGGCGGATTCCTCCTTCCTGGACGCCATCGTGCAGGAAGTTATTTCCGCCAATCCGGCCAAGGTGGCTGAAATCCAGGCAGGCAATGACAAGCTCCTGAACTGGCTCACCGGCCAGGTCATGAAAGCCGCCAAGGGCAAGGCCAACCCGAAGATTGTGACGGAAGCGCTGAAAAAAGCTCTTTCAGGGCAGTGA
- a CDS encoding thiamine pyrophosphate-binding protein has translation MYTVADQLVEILEKAGVKRIYGIVGDSLNPITDALRRKKTIEWIHMRHEEVGAFAASAEAQLTGNLAVCCGSSGPGNLHLINGLFDAHRNHAPVLAIASHIPQSQIGVEYFQATHPEQLFRECSSYAELISEGSQAPRIVMTAIQHAWARRDVGVIVLPGDIADAPAEAGDLVHPPAFTRETVVPDHESEARLAQMLASHDRITFFCGGGCAGAERKVVQIAARVKAPIAYTWRGKDYFEHDNPLGVGMTGLLGWGDAYKAMHESDLIVMWGTDFPYFNFLPTKPAIVQIDRRGEVLGRRCRLDLGICGDVGAVADALLGMLEEKKDSEHLDASLKRHAKDVKDMNAYMDGNDKESPIRPEQVTTALNKYAAPDAVFTVDTGTPCIWSARFLCATLGRRTLASFNHGSMANAMPMAIGAQKAYPNRQVIALCGDGGLSMLLGDLITIVQYRLPVKLVVYNNDCLDFIQLEMQAAGLIPWQINLDNPSFAAVADAVGIKGFVLDKSSQVDEMVQAFLKYPGAALLDARVDRDAIALPPYISLGQAADFSLAMVKQTLTGEVKQVWNTLAGNRKLFKP, from the coding sequence ATGTATACGGTAGCTGATCAACTTGTTGAAATTTTGGAAAAAGCCGGGGTAAAGCGCATTTACGGCATTGTGGGTGACAGTTTGAACCCCATTACGGACGCCCTCCGCAGGAAGAAAACCATTGAATGGATTCACATGAGGCATGAGGAAGTGGGCGCCTTCGCCGCCAGTGCGGAAGCACAGCTTACCGGCAATCTGGCCGTATGCTGCGGCAGCAGCGGCCCGGGCAACCTCCATTTGATCAACGGCCTGTTTGATGCCCACCGGAACCATGCCCCAGTGCTCGCCATCGCTTCCCATATTCCGCAGAGCCAGATAGGCGTGGAATATTTCCAGGCCACGCATCCGGAACAGCTTTTCAGGGAATGCAGCTCCTACGCGGAGCTGATCTCCGAAGGGTCCCAGGCTCCGCGCATCGTGATGACCGCCATCCAGCATGCCTGGGCCAGGCGCGACGTAGGCGTGATCGTATTGCCCGGGGACATTGCGGACGCTCCCGCTGAGGCCGGGGACCTGGTGCATCCCCCCGCCTTCACCCGGGAAACCGTGGTGCCGGACCATGAGTCCGAGGCGCGTCTGGCCCAGATGCTCGCTTCACACGACCGCATCACCTTCTTCTGCGGGGGCGGCTGCGCCGGAGCGGAACGCAAGGTGGTGCAGATCGCCGCACGGGTGAAGGCCCCGATCGCCTACACCTGGCGCGGAAAAGACTATTTTGAACATGACAACCCCCTGGGAGTGGGCATGACCGGCCTGCTGGGCTGGGGGGACGCCTACAAGGCCATGCATGAAAGCGACCTCATTGTGATGTGGGGAACGGACTTCCCCTACTTCAACTTCCTCCCCACCAAGCCCGCCATCGTCCAGATCGACCGCCGCGGGGAAGTGCTGGGGCGCCGCTGCCGCCTGGACCTGGGAATCTGCGGGGACGTGGGCGCCGTGGCAGACGCCCTGCTGGGAATGCTGGAGGAGAAAAAGGATTCGGAGCACCTGGACGCCTCCCTGAAGCGCCATGCCAAGGATGTGAAAGACATGAACGCCTACATGGACGGGAATGACAAGGAATCCCCCATCCGGCCCGAACAAGTGACCACGGCCCTGAACAAGTACGCGGCTCCGGATGCCGTATTTACCGTGGACACGGGCACCCCCTGCATCTGGAGCGCCCGGTTCCTGTGCGCCACGCTGGGAAGGCGCACGCTGGCCTCCTTCAACCACGGCTCCATGGCCAATGCCATGCCGATGGCGATCGGGGCCCAGAAGGCTTATCCCAACCGCCAGGTGATTGCCCTGTGCGGGGACGGCGGCCTGTCCATGCTGCTGGGGGATCTGATTACGATCGTCCAGTACAGGCTTCCGGTGAAACTGGTGGTGTACAATAACGACTGCCTGGACTTCATCCAGTTGGAAATGCAGGCCGCGGGCCTGATTCCGTGGCAGATTAACCTGGACAACCCTTCCTTTGCCGCCGTGGCGGACGCCGTGGGCATCAAGGGCTTTGTGCTGGACAAGTCAAGCCAGGTGGACGAGATGGTGCAGGCCTTCCTGAAATATCCGGGAGCGGCCCTGCTGGACGCCCGTGTGGACCGTGACGCCATCGCGCTGCCTCCGTACATCAGCCTGGGACAGGCGGCGGACTTCTCCCTGGCGATGGTCAAGCAGACGCTGACCGGGGAAGTAAAGCAGGTGTGGAACACCCTGGCCGGGAACCGGAAGCTGTTCAAGCCCTGA